From a region of the Natronogracilivirga saccharolytica genome:
- a CDS encoding CYTH domain-containing protein: MSQEIERKFLVKGDFKKDAFKETRIIQGYLSSVPERTVRVRVKGDKGFLTIKGIGDESGASRFEWEKEIPADEANDLLKICEPGVIDKTRYLVKAGQHTFEVDEFYGDNDGLTVAEVELDSVDQKFEKPDWLGEEVTGDARYFNSMLMKNPYKNW; this comes from the coding sequence ATGTCTCAGGAAATTGAACGCAAGTTTCTCGTCAAAGGCGATTTTAAAAAGGACGCCTTCAAGGAAACAAGGATCATACAGGGCTATCTTTCATCAGTGCCGGAACGGACGGTCAGGGTCAGGGTGAAGGGTGACAAGGGATTCCTCACCATCAAAGGAATCGGTGACGAATCCGGTGCCAGCAGATTTGAATGGGAAAAAGAGATTCCTGCCGATGAAGCAAATGACCTGCTCAAAATTTGCGAACCCGGTGTGATCGATAAAACACGCTATCTGGTGAAGGCAGGCCAGCATACGTTTGAAGTCGATGAATTTTATGGTGACAACGACGGACTGACGGTCGCTGAAGTGGAGCTTGACTCGGTTGACCAGAAGTTCGAAAAGCCGGATTGGCTGGGTGAAGAAGTGACCGGCGATGCCAGGTACTTCAATTCCATGCTAATGAAAAATCCCTATAAAAACTGGTAG
- a CDS encoding PhnD/SsuA/transferrin family substrate-binding protein codes for MIRKKILVISLVIFLFAVVFTLFLHRSIVDITSPYPGEVETVEVLHRSPADTVHFGVISRFPANILYQGYQPVMDYLGRESDYHFELVISRSYIETVQGLGSGELDAAFLGSYIYTKSRDEYNIIPILKPLNKNGEPFFHSVVIVREDSDKHGLPHLKGHSLALPSAQSYSGNWLFRSGFDQYNMTRDDLSAIEYFDHHHSVVYEVIRGSFDAGSVKDRVAREFEGRGIRVIDQSPPVPGSPIVVPEDYDEYKVEAISSALLNIDPDHPDFQELISRWDKEFAFGFTRAEPRDYDHLLPQINQPERQP; via the coding sequence ATGATCAGAAAAAAGATCCTCGTAATAAGTCTTGTGATTTTTCTGTTTGCTGTTGTGTTTACGCTATTTCTCCACCGATCCATAGTAGACATCACATCGCCGTATCCCGGTGAAGTTGAAACCGTCGAAGTGCTCCACCGGAGTCCGGCTGACACTGTTCATTTCGGGGTCATTTCGCGTTTTCCTGCAAACATTCTTTATCAGGGGTACCAGCCTGTAATGGATTACCTTGGCAGAGAGTCGGACTATCACTTTGAGCTGGTCATCAGCAGGTCCTACATTGAAACCGTTCAGGGACTGGGTTCCGGTGAGCTGGACGCAGCATTTTTAGGATCATATATCTACACCAAATCGCGTGATGAATATAACATCATCCCCATACTTAAGCCGCTGAATAAAAACGGAGAACCCTTCTTTCATTCTGTGGTCATTGTAAGAGAGGACTCTGACAAGCATGGGCTCCCACACCTGAAAGGGCACAGCCTGGCACTTCCTTCGGCACAGTCCTACTCGGGCAACTGGCTGTTCCGGTCCGGTTTTGATCAGTACAATATGACCCGTGATGATCTGTCTGCAATTGAATACTTCGATCATCATCACTCGGTTGTCTACGAAGTCATACGGGGAAGCTTTGATGCAGGGAGCGTAAAAGATCGTGTTGCAAGAGAATTTGAAGGCAGGGGTATTCGCGTGATTGATCAGTCGCCCCCGGTACCGGGATCTCCGATTGTCGTGCCGGAAGATTATGATGAATACAAAGTGGAAGCGATCTCCTCTGCACTCCTGAATATTGATCCGGACCATCCCGATTTTCAGGAGCTTATATCACGCTGGGACAAGGAGTTTGCATTCGGTTTCACCAGGGCCGAACCGCGTGATTACGATCATCTTCTTCCACAAATCAACCAGCCGGAGAGACAGCCATGA
- a CDS encoding ATP-binding protein, whose translation MRLLQVLREWFRSSIKFRILAVTGVIVSVLMIVISIGILLQWRNLIIEQQKENALSVSRAFSIPVIETLIQSEREGVIGGDLLESHIQNFLDNVESITYISIQDNEHRIIAHSDLSQYDQTITDSRLLSVIESREPVTSVFKDEVHGWTLEALQPLQIGEKRWGSAILGFEAQTTRDRISRSFFQLLFLTAVALTVTLSLIYYFINRVMASLRNLVVEVDKIDLGSNEPLATNPGNDEIGFLLKHFEMLKKRLNHSRQELAMAQHQIYQAEKLASIGRLASGVAHEVNNPLNGMRFCVYGIQKDMDNKEQTQEYLKLINEGLVQIESVVTKLLGYSRQRPKSSEPVHIEKKVKMVLDLLEYRLTEKAIRVTIEKDDQFPEIKADPNLIQEMLMNLLLNSLDAVDKEGFILVSLKIPDENHIEIRIRDNGTGIAEEEREVIFEPFYTTKETGRGTGLGLSVTHGIVQSHNGTIKVDSKIGEFTEFIITIPVESAHEDIDR comes from the coding sequence ATGAGATTACTGCAGGTTCTTCGGGAATGGTTCCGCTCCAGCATTAAATTCCGGATTCTTGCGGTTACCGGGGTTATTGTGTCGGTTCTGATGATCGTTATTTCCATAGGGATACTGCTCCAGTGGCGCAACCTGATCATTGAGCAGCAAAAGGAGAATGCCTTGTCGGTTTCCAGGGCCTTCTCCATTCCGGTCATTGAAACACTTATCCAGTCTGAAAGAGAGGGGGTCATCGGCGGCGATCTGCTTGAAAGTCACATCCAGAATTTTCTGGACAATGTGGAATCGATCACCTACATCTCTATTCAGGACAACGAGCACAGGATCATCGCCCACAGTGATTTGTCACAATATGACCAGACCATAACAGATTCTCGTCTGCTCAGTGTCATTGAAAGCCGAGAGCCGGTCACATCCGTGTTCAAGGATGAGGTGCACGGGTGGACCCTCGAAGCGCTTCAGCCGCTTCAGATCGGGGAGAAACGCTGGGGTAGCGCCATACTTGGTTTCGAAGCTCAGACTACCAGGGACCGTATCAGCAGGTCCTTTTTTCAGCTCTTGTTTCTCACAGCGGTGGCGCTCACTGTAACCCTTTCATTGATCTACTATTTCATCAACCGTGTAATGGCCTCCCTGCGCAACCTGGTTGTGGAGGTGGACAAAATTGATCTGGGATCAAATGAACCGCTGGCCACAAATCCGGGCAACGATGAAATCGGCTTCCTGCTGAAGCATTTTGAAATGCTGAAAAAAAGGTTAAACCATTCCAGGCAGGAACTGGCCATGGCCCAGCATCAGATATATCAGGCCGAAAAGCTGGCTTCGATCGGCCGGCTGGCTTCCGGCGTGGCCCACGAAGTGAACAATCCGCTGAACGGCATGCGCTTCTGCGTGTATGGCATTCAAAAGGACATGGACAACAAAGAGCAGACGCAGGAATACCTGAAACTGATAAATGAAGGGCTTGTCCAGATCGAATCGGTTGTCACCAAGCTGTTGGGGTACTCCCGACAGCGGCCCAAATCTTCCGAGCCGGTCCATATCGAGAAGAAGGTCAAAATGGTTCTGGACCTGCTGGAATACCGTCTGACTGAAAAAGCAATCAGGGTAACTATTGAAAAGGATGATCAATTTCCGGAAATCAAGGCCGATCCCAACCTGATCCAGGAAATGCTCATGAATTTGCTGCTGAACAGCCTTGATGCTGTTGACAAGGAGGGCTTTATTCTTGTCTCACTTAAAATACCCGATGAAAATCACATTGAAATACGGATTCGTGACAACGGGACCGGCATTGCAGAAGAAGAGCGTGAAGTCATATTCGAACCGTTTTACACAACCAAAGAGACCGGCAGAGGTACCGGACTCGGTCTCTCCGTAACCCATGGCATTGTGCAGTCTCACAACGGAACCATCAAGGTCGACAGCAAAATCGGAGAGTTTACAGAATTCATCATAACCATACCTGTGGAGTCAGCGCATGAAGATATTGATCGTTGA
- a CDS encoding sigma-54-dependent transcriptional regulator: MKILIVEDEKITRITLANLLDKEGYEVQSVADGSKGHELVCENSYDVVITDLRLPGKGGLDILNAAKENNPECEVIVITAYASVETAVSALKKGAYDYITKPLSPEKFISLMNNIHQYHEVRDENQQLKKRLEQIESKTIIGNSPPMRKLLETVENVASHDYTVLIQGESGTGKEVVARALHRHSTRKDKPFIAINCAAIPETLVESELFGHEKGAFSGAIQQHEGYFERADGGTIFIDDIDDFPLHLQVKLLRVLQERQFVRVGGSETVNVDVRVICATKIDLEEQVRKNEFREDLYYRLHIIPVHIPPLRDRKEDIPNLVNHFFGKHDAGHMLSDLDPAFYEALMQYNWPGNVRQLENTVERVIATSDPDIVTDLINERSAPNGETGSDDDAEGDDYPPFEQYMHNKEKEIINWALREADNNISRAAKLLDLPRGTLRSKLKKLDENGA, encoded by the coding sequence ATGAAGATATTGATCGTTGAAGATGAGAAAATAACCAGAATCACACTGGCCAACCTTCTGGATAAGGAAGGCTATGAAGTGCAAAGTGTGGCAGACGGCAGCAAGGGACATGAACTGGTCTGTGAGAACAGCTACGATGTGGTAATCACGGATCTTCGCCTGCCGGGAAAAGGCGGACTGGACATTCTGAATGCTGCAAAGGAAAACAATCCTGAATGTGAAGTGATTGTCATAACCGCCTACGCCTCGGTCGAAACCGCGGTATCGGCACTCAAAAAAGGTGCATATGACTATATAACCAAACCTCTGTCGCCTGAAAAGTTTATCAGCCTGATGAACAACATCCACCAGTATCATGAAGTCCGTGATGAAAATCAGCAGCTGAAAAAGAGACTCGAACAGATTGAAAGCAAAACCATCATCGGCAACTCTCCCCCCATGCGCAAGCTGCTTGAAACCGTTGAAAATGTCGCATCACACGACTATACCGTTCTGATACAGGGTGAAAGCGGAACCGGCAAGGAGGTTGTCGCGCGTGCACTTCACCGTCACAGCACCCGCAAAGACAAGCCGTTTATTGCCATCAATTGTGCCGCCATTCCGGAAACCCTTGTGGAAAGCGAACTGTTCGGACATGAAAAAGGGGCGTTTTCGGGTGCCATTCAGCAGCATGAGGGATACTTTGAACGGGCCGACGGAGGGACCATCTTTATTGACGACATTGATGATTTTCCCCTGCACCTGCAGGTCAAGCTTCTGCGTGTGCTGCAGGAGCGGCAGTTTGTGCGAGTTGGCGGATCAGAAACCGTAAACGTGGATGTCCGCGTCATCTGTGCCACAAAAATCGATCTGGAAGAGCAGGTCAGAAAAAACGAATTCAGGGAAGACCTCTATTACCGGCTTCATATTATTCCGGTCCATATACCACCGCTTCGCGACCGCAAAGAGGACATCCCGAACCTTGTCAATCACTTTTTCGGGAAACATGATGCCGGTCATATGCTTTCTGATCTGGATCCGGCTTTTTACGAAGCCCTTATGCAGTACAACTGGCCCGGCAACGTACGGCAGCTCGAAAATACCGTTGAGCGAGTGATTGCCACATCGGATCCCGATATTGTAACGGATCTGATTAATGAAAGGTCGGCACCCAACGGAGAAACCGGCAGCGATGATGATGCTGAGGGCGATGATTATCCGCCGTTTGAGCAGTATATGCATAACAAGGAGAAGGAGATCATCAACTGGGCACTCAGAGAAGCCGACAACAATATATCACGTGCCGCCAAATTGCTTGACCTTCCGCGCGGCACGCTGCGGAGCAAGCTCAAGAAACTGGATGAAAACGGCGCTTAG
- a CDS encoding class I SAM-dependent methyltransferase, producing the protein MQTSRWFESWFDSPLYDQLYSYRDDKEAARLVSWIRHRFPPEKHPEVLDMGCGRGRHSLLLADEGYRVTGVDLSPLAISKALEKAQNGSLRKTKKTSSAAFEIGDMRTWRGGPFDLVCNLFTSFGYFDDDGDNALVLNNMVASIKNDGYLVMDYLNADYTKKHLVPHELLEVGSMQCEITRVIEKDTVIKTIHFRHQSSREHQNYQERVKLYDRSWFRDKFREAGLEDPQAAGDYDGSEYDPAGSPRLILYAGNKGS; encoded by the coding sequence ATGCAGACATCCCGGTGGTTTGAATCCTGGTTTGACAGCCCGCTCTATGATCAGCTCTATTCCTACAGAGACGACAAAGAGGCGGCACGTCTTGTTTCCTGGATTCGTCACAGGTTTCCTCCGGAAAAACACCCGGAAGTGCTGGATATGGGTTGCGGAAGAGGCCGCCATTCATTGCTGCTGGCGGACGAAGGGTACCGGGTGACCGGAGTGGACTTGTCACCGCTCGCCATTTCGAAAGCTTTGGAAAAGGCACAGAACGGCTCACTCCGCAAGACAAAAAAAACGTCCTCTGCTGCGTTTGAAATCGGAGATATGCGTACCTGGCGGGGCGGGCCGTTTGATCTGGTTTGCAATCTGTTCACCAGTTTCGGGTATTTTGACGATGACGGGGATAATGCGTTGGTGCTGAATAACATGGTGGCCAGTATCAAAAATGACGGATATCTGGTTATGGATTACCTGAATGCGGATTACACCAAAAAGCATCTGGTTCCGCATGAACTGCTGGAGGTCGGATCCATGCAGTGTGAAATCACCCGTGTTATTGAAAAAGATACCGTCATCAAAACGATTCATTTCCGGCACCAAAGCAGCCGGGAGCATCAGAATTATCAGGAGCGGGTCAAACTGTATGACCGAAGCTGGTTCCGTGACAAATTCCGGGAGGCCGGACTGGAAGACCCGCAGGCGGCCGGAGATTACGATGGAAGTGAATATGACCCGGCCGGCAGTCCCCGCCTCATCCTTTACGCCGGGAACAAGGGCTCCTGA
- the pyrF gene encoding orotidine-5'-phosphate decarboxylase: MSYISKLQASIRNSRSVLCVGVDPVPETFPREVRAMEQSENDMTVFFCRRVIEQTKTGAAAYKFNTAYFEALGADGFHVLNEILDAVPSGKVVIADAKRCDVPHTNARYKAAWFDRFGFDAITLSPFMGTDTLAPFLDDAGRAVYALALTSNPGADELMTRPFGTEKSLSAYIAGRLREVSARYPGSLGMVIGATQPEHYTPVLRAYPEAPLLIPGVGAQGGSVPELDRVLSGHDGLPLINASRAVAATDPSREEPWDIQIRHNTDRINKLIATISQKYQTKADE, from the coding sequence ATGAGCTACATCTCCAAATTACAAGCCTCCATTCGCAACTCCCGCTCGGTCCTCTGCGTAGGCGTGGATCCCGTTCCGGAAACATTTCCCCGGGAAGTCAGAGCAATGGAGCAGTCTGAGAACGATATGACGGTCTTTTTCTGCAGACGCGTCATTGAACAAACCAAAACGGGAGCAGCTGCCTACAAATTCAACACAGCCTACTTTGAAGCACTCGGTGCGGATGGTTTCCATGTACTAAACGAAATCCTGGATGCGGTTCCCTCTGGAAAGGTGGTCATTGCAGATGCCAAACGGTGCGATGTCCCGCATACCAATGCACGGTACAAGGCAGCCTGGTTCGACCGGTTCGGATTTGACGCCATAACTCTCTCCCCTTTTATGGGCACCGATACGCTGGCCCCGTTTCTTGATGATGCCGGACGTGCTGTCTATGCTCTTGCACTTACTTCCAACCCCGGCGCTGATGAGCTCATGACCCGGCCGTTTGGCACAGAGAAATCATTAAGTGCGTATATCGCCGGCAGGCTGCGGGAGGTGTCGGCCCGTTACCCCGGCTCACTGGGAATGGTCATCGGTGCAACACAACCGGAACACTACACGCCCGTTTTGCGGGCTTACCCTGAAGCGCCGCTTCTGATTCCCGGAGTTGGTGCCCAGGGCGGATCCGTTCCCGAACTTGACCGGGTCCTGTCCGGTCATGACGGACTGCCGCTTATCAATGCAAGCCGGGCTGTCGCCGCAACAGATCCGTCTCGTGAAGAGCCGTGGGATATTCAGATTAGACATAATACCGACCGCATCAACAAATTGATTGCAACCATATCACAAAAATATCAGACCAAAGCTGATGAGTAA
- the rnhA gene encoding ribonuclease HI — MSKSKSSSASVNNKKQHVIIYTDGACSGNPGPGGWGALLQWKDQEKTISGGEANTTNNRMELRAIIEALRILKKPCRVSVHSDSALIINAFTRGWIDNWLRKGWKKADKKPVENRDLWEELLQVMQPHDVEWVKVKGHSTDERNNRVDRLAVDASKKFQG, encoded by the coding sequence ATGAGTAAGTCAAAAAGCAGCAGTGCATCCGTAAACAACAAAAAACAGCATGTCATTATCTACACGGATGGCGCCTGCAGCGGCAACCCCGGCCCGGGCGGATGGGGTGCGCTGTTGCAGTGGAAGGATCAGGAAAAAACGATCAGCGGAGGTGAAGCCAATACGACCAATAACCGCATGGAACTGCGGGCAATCATTGAGGCTCTCAGAATACTCAAAAAGCCCTGCAGGGTATCCGTTCACAGCGACAGTGCGCTCATCATAAATGCATTCACCCGGGGATGGATCGACAACTGGCTGCGCAAAGGCTGGAAAAAAGCGGATAAAAAACCGGTGGAGAACCGGGATCTCTGGGAGGAGCTGCTTCAGGTGATGCAGCCGCACGATGTGGAATGGGTGAAAGTGAAGGGGCACTCTACTGATGAGCGCAACAATCGTGTCGACAGGCTTGCCGTTGATGCAAGCAAAAAGTTTCAGGGATAA
- the tsaD gene encoding tRNA (adenosine(37)-N6)-threonylcarbamoyltransferase complex transferase subunit TsaD, which yields MSLVILGIETSCDETAAAVYDGNRLLSSVIASQSDHVDYGGIVPELASRAHERVIHDTVAAAIRQADVTSDRIDAIAVTEGPGLMGSLLVGLCFAKGLAIQWNKPVIGVNHIDAHIYATFIDEEPELPFVSLVVSGGHTQIFHVARPLQHELMGQTRDDAAGEAFDKIGKLLGLDYPAGPEIDRRAKSGDPAFYDFPRAMMKKGLDFSFSGLKTSVLYYLQKIPEKEREAFLEKHRDHLCASVASAITDVLVNKLQQAVRQTGVKSVIIAGGVSANSMLRDKARKMAEKSGVKLHIPHPRYCTDNAAMIAVTGWFKADQGLFDDLHLKPYARFNWKKSG from the coding sequence TTGTCTTTAGTCATTCTGGGAATAGAAACATCGTGTGATGAAACAGCTGCTGCCGTCTATGACGGCAACCGGCTGCTGTCCAGTGTGATCGCATCCCAAAGTGATCATGTGGATTACGGCGGCATTGTTCCAGAACTTGCCTCGCGGGCACACGAGCGCGTTATTCATGATACGGTTGCGGCCGCCATAAGACAGGCTGATGTCACTTCTGACCGGATTGATGCCATTGCAGTTACTGAGGGACCCGGACTGATGGGATCGCTGCTTGTCGGACTTTGCTTCGCCAAAGGTCTTGCCATTCAGTGGAACAAACCGGTCATTGGTGTCAATCACATCGATGCCCACATCTATGCCACGTTTATTGATGAAGAACCGGAGCTCCCCTTTGTAAGCCTCGTGGTTTCAGGCGGACACACCCAGATATTTCATGTTGCGCGACCGCTGCAGCATGAACTCATGGGTCAGACGCGGGACGATGCCGCCGGAGAAGCCTTTGACAAGATCGGCAAGCTTCTGGGACTCGATTATCCGGCCGGACCGGAGATTGACCGGCGGGCAAAATCAGGTGATCCCGCATTTTATGATTTTCCCAGGGCAATGATGAAAAAGGGACTCGATTTCAGTTTTTCCGGACTGAAGACTTCGGTGCTCTATTACCTGCAGAAAATTCCGGAGAAGGAGCGGGAAGCCTTCCTTGAAAAGCACCGTGACCATCTCTGTGCCAGCGTGGCTTCGGCAATCACTGATGTGCTGGTCAACAAATTGCAGCAGGCGGTGCGGCAAACCGGCGTGAAAAGTGTGATTATTGCCGGCGGCGTATCGGCAAACTCCATGCTTCGTGACAAGGCAAGAAAAATGGCTGAAAAGTCAGGCGTCAAACTGCACATTCCCCATCCCAGGTATTGTACAGACAATGCTGCAATGATTGCCGTAACGGGTTGGTTCAAGGCCGATCAGGGCCTATTCGATGACTTGCATCTGAAACCGTACGCCCGGTTCAACTGGAAAAAATCAGGTTAG
- a CDS encoding sialidase family protein — MKQITAALLFVALTAGSVAGNTPVDYDGPWKHAEGPYGGSVWALHIAGDGVILAGTLSHGVYFSTDEGDSWLHSNLDNESVYDFAKGSGETIFAATQDGVYRSDDNGRSWQRKSSGMEETRVQSVFVHESGRVFAATLVGGIYTSDDDGDSWREANEGVPLNFAYALGAHADGTMFAGITNRIFRSDDEGDTWTETESDFPNVRAHAIIADNSGNLFVATQDGVYRSDDDGSSWHATGNQFEDSGIYDLALGEDNQLIAATRKGVYVSGDEGETWESAGLTDHPVYSAASSRGITVVGGNPGVFIME; from the coding sequence ATGAAACAGATCACCGCTGCTTTACTCTTTGTCGCACTGACGGCCGGATCGGTTGCCGGCAATACCCCGGTAGATTATGATGGACCCTGGAAGCATGCCGAAGGACCGTACGGCGGATCGGTTTGGGCGCTTCATATCGCCGGTGACGGTGTTATTCTTGCCGGAACCCTGAGTCACGGGGTGTATTTCTCGACTGATGAGGGGGATTCATGGCTGCATAGCAATCTTGACAATGAATCGGTCTATGATTTTGCCAAAGGATCCGGCGAGACCATATTTGCCGCCACCCAGGACGGCGTTTATCGTTCCGATGATAACGGACGCAGCTGGCAGCGGAAGTCATCCGGCATGGAAGAGACCCGGGTGCAGTCTGTGTTTGTTCACGAATCCGGACGGGTTTTCGCCGCAACACTCGTTGGCGGCATCTATACCTCGGACGATGACGGGGATTCATGGAGGGAAGCCAATGAAGGGGTACCCCTCAACTTTGCCTATGCACTTGGTGCCCACGCTGATGGTACCATGTTTGCCGGAATAACCAACCGTATTTTCCGTTCCGATGATGAGGGTGACACCTGGACAGAAACGGAATCGGACTTTCCGAATGTCCGCGCTCATGCCATCATTGCTGACAACAGCGGCAACCTGTTTGTTGCCACTCAGGACGGTGTCTATCGTTCTGATGATGACGGCAGCAGCTGGCATGCCACCGGAAATCAGTTTGAAGATTCCGGGATTTACGATCTGGCGCTCGGTGAAGACAACCAGCTTATTGCGGCCACGCGAAAAGGTGTGTATGTGTCCGGTGATGAAGGGGAGACCTGGGAATCCGCCGGCTTGACGGATCATCCGGTTTATTCCGCAGCCTCATCCCGGGGAATCACCGTCGTGGGCGGTAATCCCGGTGTATTCATCATGGAATAG